The genomic stretch GGGGTGAGGCGCGTCAGGTCTCGACCTGACCGAGGTTGGCGTGGAGGACGGCGCCGTTCACCGTCGGCGTCCTCGCGCAGAATGAGACGATGTCGGCGATCTCCTCCGGGGTGATGAGGCGGCCGAAGGTCGTCTTGTTCCGGGCCATGGCGAGCGCCTCCTGGCGACCTCCCAGGTGCGAGGCCAGCAGCTCCGTGTCCGTGAAGCCGGGGCACACGCAGGCGGTGTGGATGCGCGTGCCCGCCAGGTCCTGGCAGGTGGCTCGCATCAGCCCGACGAGGGCGTGCTTCGACGTGACGTAGGACGCCGCGCCCCGCACCGCCTTCTCCGACAGGGTGGAGCCCACGTAGAGGATGGAGGAGCCCTCGGTCAGGTACTCCCGCGCCAGGCGGTTGAGCACCGCGGGCGCGACGAGGTTGACCTCCAGCACCCGGCGCAGGTGCGCCGCGTCGAGCGACAGCGCGTCGTCGTGCGCGTACAGCGCCGCGTTGTGCACGACGCACACGCGGCCGCCCGCGCGCCTGCCCAGCGTGTCGCGCAGCACGGCGCCGACGGCGCCCTCCCACCCGGGGGTTCCCAGGTCCACGTTGACGTCGACCACGCCGGGCACGGGGCAGGGGGTGCGCGACAGCGTCACCACGCCCCAGCCCTCCTGGCGGAAGCGCGCGGCGACGGCCTGCCCGATGCCCCGGCTGGCTCCCGTGACGATGGCCCAGTCAGTCATCCCGCGACCACTCCCACGACGACCACTGGCCGGGGCCGGAGGCGCACTTC from Myxococcus stipitatus encodes the following:
- a CDS encoding SDR family NAD(P)-dependent oxidoreductase encodes the protein MTDWAIVTGASRGIGQAVAARFRQEGWGVVTLSRTPCPVPGVVDVNVDLGTPGWEGAVGAVLRDTLGRRAGGRVCVVHNAALYAHDDALSLDAAHLRRVLEVNLVAPAVLNRLAREYLTEGSSILYVGSTLSEKAVRGAASYVTSKHALVGLMRATCQDLAGTRIHTACVCPGFTDTELLASHLGGRQEALAMARNKTTFGRLITPEEIADIVSFCARTPTVNGAVLHANLGQVET